Proteins found in one Methanobrevibacter sp. genomic segment:
- a CDS encoding ABC transporter ATP-binding protein: MEDNEYIYPEHSVSDDEYIYPEVSEDDEYIYNDTYVEEDDDEYYYEEPLISLFDVVKEYDNGSVKALNGINVDIFEGEFVSIIGPSGSGKSTLLNMLGALDKPTIGKIFIDGIDLVREKDLSDFRKERIGFVFQLHNLIPNLSVSDNVQIPLLATDMSNKDMKRRVDEIISAVGLEDKKKQRPNKLSGGQRQRVAIARALVNNPSIILADEPTGSLDSKTGEMILNLLMEMHERYNVTLIIVTHDNGIANLAERTIQIKDGQIIEDRYNY; encoded by the coding sequence ATGGAAGACAACGAATATATTTATCCTGAACATTCTGTCAGTGATGATGAATACATCTATCCTGAAGTCTCTGAAGATGATGAATACATCTACAACGATACATATGTCGAAGAGGATGATGATGAATATTATTATGAAGAGCCATTAATCAGCTTATTCGATGTAGTAAAAGAGTATGACAACGGATCCGTTAAAGCATTGAATGGCATAAATGTGGATATCTTTGAAGGTGAATTCGTTTCCATTATTGGTCCTTCAGGTTCTGGAAAATCCACACTTCTCAATATGCTCGGTGCTTTGGACAAGCCTACCATAGGAAAGATTTTCATTGACGGCATAGACCTTGTAAGGGAAAAGGACTTAAGCGATTTCAGAAAGGAAAGAATTGGGTTCGTTTTCCAATTGCATAACCTTATTCCTAACCTGTCTGTTTCAGACAATGTTCAGATTCCCTTGTTGGCAACTGATATGTCAAATAAGGATATGAAAAGGAGAGTAGATGAGATCATTTCCGCTGTAGGATTGGAGGACAAGAAAAAGCAAAGGCCTAATAAATTGTCTGGAGGCCAACGTCAAAGGGTAGCCATTGCAAGGGCACTGGTGAACAACCCTTCCATCATTCTGGCAGATGAGCCAACAGGTTCCCTTGATTCCAAGACTGGAGAGATGATTTTGAATCTGCTTATGGAAATGCATGAGAGATATAATGTGACTTTGATCATTGTCACTCACGATAATGGCATTGCCAATCTGGCAGAGAGAACAATTCAGATAAAAGACGGTCAGATTATTGAAGATAGGTATAATTATTAG